One window of the Pseudomonas lurida genome contains the following:
- a CDS encoding class I SAM-dependent methyltransferase: protein MSTPIKLEFSEKYDDEHAQNYLLKHQDNLARRLSHKRDEQLARGALAMAGEPGLVLDLPCGAGRFWPLLAEKPNRVIIGADNSASMLKVATIAQPADVVKRVRPLQTSAFDIDLPDNSVDSIFCMRLMHHIGDPAHRLAILREFQRVTRDSVIISLWVDGNFKAWKRKRAEVKRRKRGEQEGYQNRFVLPAATVEAEFEEAGFRVQESLDFIPLYAMWRVYVLRKR, encoded by the coding sequence ATGTCTACCCCGATCAAACTTGAGTTTTCCGAAAAGTACGACGACGAGCACGCGCAAAATTATTTGCTCAAGCATCAGGACAATCTGGCTCGCCGGCTGTCCCACAAACGCGACGAGCAATTGGCGCGCGGCGCGCTGGCCATGGCGGGTGAGCCGGGGCTGGTGTTGGACTTGCCATGCGGTGCCGGTCGTTTCTGGCCGCTGCTGGCGGAAAAGCCCAACCGCGTGATTATCGGTGCCGACAATTCGGCGTCGATGTTGAAGGTCGCGACGATCGCGCAACCGGCGGACGTGGTGAAACGGGTACGGCCCTTGCAAACGTCTGCCTTCGATATCGATTTGCCAGATAACTCGGTCGACAGCATCTTTTGCATGCGCCTCATGCACCACATTGGTGATCCGGCGCACAGGCTGGCGATATTGCGGGAGTTTCAGCGTGTTACCCGCGACAGCGTGATCATTTCGCTGTGGGTAGATGGCAATTTCAAGGCCTGGAAACGCAAGCGCGCCGAAGTCAAACGTCGCAAAAGAGGTGAGCAGGAAGGTTACCAAAACCGGTTTGTGTTACCGGCTGCTACTGTTGAAGCAGAATTCGAGGAAGCCGGTTTTCGTGTTCAGGAGTCCCTGGACTTCATACCGCTCTACGCCATGTGGCGAGTGTATGTATTGCGCAAGAGGTAA
- a CDS encoding MGMT family protein yields MRRTALYLTLAQVPEGCVVSYGELAHLAGLGRAARWVGRTLSQLPDDTRLPWHRVLGAGGRISLPVGSASGDEQRARLRDEGVTVRNNRVDIQRHGWRPVEHSG; encoded by the coding sequence ATGCGCCGTACCGCGCTCTACCTGACCTTGGCGCAAGTGCCCGAAGGCTGCGTCGTCAGCTACGGCGAACTGGCCCACCTGGCGGGCCTCGGCCGCGCGGCACGGTGGGTGGGCCGCACGCTGAGCCAGCTTCCTGACGACACCCGGCTGCCGTGGCACCGCGTGTTGGGTGCCGGTGGTCGGATAAGTCTGCCAGTGGGCAGTGCCTCGGGTGACGAACAACGCGCGCGTTTGCGCGATGAAGGCGTCACGGTCCGCAACAATCGCGTGGATATTCAGCGTCATGGCTGGCGCCCGGTAGAGCACAGCGGTTAG
- a CDS encoding AmpG family muropeptide MFS transporter: MPRKTWRAALAAYASPSTLVLLLLGFAAGLPYMLVFSTLSVWLREAGVARETIGYASLIGLAYAFKWVWSPLLDQWRLPLLGKLGRRRSWLVLAQSLVILGLIGMGFCDPQKHLSWLIAIAVIVAFASATQDIAVDAYRLEIADDSRQAALAASYMSGYRIAALLATAGALFFAEGFGSTGFNYKHSAWTGTYVLFGVLMIPALLTTLFMREPNVPLRTQLQAGRYSFVHQLVSVFVLIVLLVSVPAMFTQLFNTDFASVLFHGVSLWQLLMEDRAFLRAILYIILTALCLSAMGRRGLAPVLTPVNDFILRYRWQALLLLGLIATYRMSDTVMGVMANVFYIDQGFTKDQIAGVSKIFGLIMTLLGAGMGGLLIVRFGILPILFIGGVASAGTNLLFVMLADMGPDLQMLIFTISLDNFSSGLATSAFVAYLSSLTNLKFSATQYALLSSIMLLLPRLIGGYSGVMVEKFGYHNFFLITCMLGVPTLLLIALHWYQENRRIRLNPPAED, translated from the coding sequence ATGCCCCGTAAAACCTGGCGCGCCGCGCTCGCCGCCTATGCCAGCCCCTCGACGTTAGTGCTGTTGTTGCTCGGCTTTGCCGCCGGCTTGCCTTACATGTTGGTGTTCTCGACGCTTTCAGTGTGGTTGCGTGAGGCCGGTGTGGCCCGCGAGACCATCGGCTATGCGAGTCTGATCGGTCTGGCGTATGCCTTTAAATGGGTCTGGTCGCCGCTACTCGACCAGTGGCGCCTGCCACTGCTCGGCAAACTCGGACGCCGCCGTTCCTGGCTGGTGCTGGCCCAGTCGCTGGTGATCCTCGGATTGATCGGCATGGGCTTTTGCGACCCGCAGAAACACTTGTCCTGGCTGATCGCTATCGCCGTCATCGTCGCCTTCGCGTCCGCCACCCAGGACATCGCCGTCGACGCCTACCGCCTGGAAATCGCCGACGACAGCCGCCAGGCCGCGCTGGCCGCCAGCTATATGTCCGGTTATCGCATCGCCGCCCTGCTGGCCACTGCGGGCGCACTGTTTTTTGCCGAAGGGTTCGGCTCCACCGGCTTCAACTATAAGCACTCGGCCTGGACCGGCACCTATGTGCTGTTCGGCGTGTTGATGATTCCTGCACTGCTGACCACGCTGTTCATGCGCGAACCCAATGTGCCATTGCGCACCCAGTTGCAAGCTGGGCGCTACAGCTTCGTGCATCAGTTGGTCTCTGTATTTGTGCTGATCGTGTTGCTGGTGTCGGTACCGGCGATGTTCACCCAACTGTTCAACACCGATTTTGCCAGCGTGCTCTTCCACGGGGTCAGCCTGTGGCAGCTGCTGATGGAAGACCGCGCCTTCCTGCGCGCCATCCTCTATATCATCCTGACCGCCCTGTGCCTCTCGGCCATGGGGCGCCGCGGCCTGGCCCCGGTACTGACGCCGGTCAACGACTTCATCCTGCGCTACCGCTGGCAGGCGTTGCTGTTGTTGGGGCTGATCGCCACGTATCGCATGTCCGACACCGTCATGGGCGTGATGGCGAACGTGTTCTACATCGACCAGGGCTTCACCAAGGACCAGATCGCCGGGGTCAGCAAGATCTTCGGCCTAATCATGACCCTGTTGGGCGCCGGCATGGGCGGCTTGCTGATCGTGCGCTTCGGTATCCTGCCGATCCTGTTCATCGGCGGCGTGGCATCGGCGGGCACCAACCTGCTGTTCGTGATGCTCGCGGACATGGGCCCCGACCTGCAGATGCTGATCTTTACCATCTCCCTGGACAACTTCAGCTCCGGCCTCGCGACCTCGGCGTTCGTCGCCTACCTGTCGAGCCTGACCAACCTGAAGTTTTCCGCCACCCAATATGCCCTGCTCAGTTCGATCATGCTGCTGTTGCCGCGCCTGATCGGTGGGTACTCGGGGGTAATGGTAGAGAAGTTCGGGTACCACAACTTCTTCCTGATCACCTGCATGCTGGGCGTACCCACGTTGCTGCTGATTGCCTTGCACTGGTATCAGGAAAATCGGCGTATCCGGTTGAACCCGCCCGCTGAAGACTGA
- a CDS encoding sensor histidine kinase, producing MEFKQSLAQRIIIAFALMSALVAGAFAMGIVATVHLVEEKLISAGLGGDLQRLLLMDTMEDWRHRPEPDQLFYFSGGPGDFELPKDLRHLEPGFHEVFREALSYHAMVEVIDGRRYVLLQDQSDFEERERVLFAVVLVGFVLSLALAVFLGWVLARKVMAPVVRLARQVRHRDQLLGLAPPLAPDYAADEVGELAVAFDATLGRLRQALSREQMFTSDVSHELRTPLMVLASSCELLLENPAIDQRGRNQVQRIARACEEMRELVQTFLMLARAEHDNASMSPQVTLPQVADDLIGIWREQIERKGLELIYQPGNPLDTRYNTTFLHAVMGNLLRNALHYTEHGFIRLTLEPSGFVVEDSGVGIPEDKREAMFEPFVRGNEKRGEGLGLGLSLVQRICENQGWSVSLSTMEPNGCRFHVQLSQVNA from the coding sequence ATGGAGTTTAAGCAAAGCCTTGCTCAACGGATCATCATCGCCTTTGCCTTGATGAGTGCGTTGGTGGCGGGCGCCTTCGCCATGGGTATCGTTGCCACCGTGCACCTGGTGGAAGAGAAGTTGATCTCGGCCGGGCTGGGGGGTGATTTGCAGCGCCTGCTGTTGATGGACACGATGGAGGACTGGCGGCATCGGCCTGAGCCGGACCAGCTGTTTTATTTCAGCGGCGGGCCAGGCGACTTCGAATTGCCCAAGGACCTGCGCCACCTTGAGCCCGGCTTTCATGAAGTGTTCCGCGAGGCGTTGTCGTACCACGCCATGGTCGAAGTGATCGATGGCCGGCGCTACGTGTTGCTGCAGGATCAGAGCGATTTCGAAGAGCGCGAGCGCGTACTGTTTGCGGTCGTGCTGGTGGGCTTCGTACTCAGCCTGGCGCTGGCGGTGTTCCTCGGCTGGGTGCTGGCGCGCAAGGTGATGGCGCCGGTGGTGCGCCTGGCCCGCCAGGTACGTCACCGTGACCAGTTGCTGGGCCTGGCACCGCCCTTGGCGCCGGACTACGCGGCGGACGAAGTGGGCGAGTTGGCCGTGGCCTTCGATGCCACGCTGGGACGCCTGCGTCAGGCATTGTCCCGTGAGCAGATGTTTACCAGCGATGTCAGCCACGAATTGCGCACGCCGTTGATGGTGCTGGCCAGCTCCTGCGAGCTGTTGCTGGAAAACCCTGCCATCGACCAGCGCGGGCGTAACCAGGTGCAGCGTATCGCCCGGGCGTGCGAAGAGATGCGCGAACTGGTGCAGACCTTCCTGATGCTTGCCCGTGCCGAACACGACAACGCTTCTATGTCGCCCCAGGTGACGCTGCCGCAGGTGGCCGACGATTTAATCGGCATCTGGCGTGAGCAAATCGAGCGTAAAGGCCTGGAGCTGATCTACCAACCGGGTAACCCGTTGGACACGCGCTACAACACCACCTTCCTGCACGCGGTAATGGGCAACCTGTTGCGCAATGCCTTGCACTACACCGAACACGGGTTTATCCGCCTCACCTTGGAACCCAGCGGTTTCGTGGTGGAAGACTCCGGCGTAGGCATTCCTGAAGACAAGCGCGAAGCGATGTTCGAGCCTTTCGTGCGCGGCAACGAGAAGCGCGGTGAAGGCCTGGGCCTGGGATTGTCGCTGGTGCAGCGTATCTGCGAGAACCAGGGCTGGAGCGTGAGCCTCAGTACCATGGAGCCCAATGGCTGCCGCTTTCATGTGCAATTGAGTCAGGTCAACGCCTGA
- the groL gene encoding chaperonin GroEL (60 kDa chaperone family; promotes refolding of misfolded polypeptides especially under stressful conditions; forms two stacked rings of heptamers to form a barrel-shaped 14mer; ends can be capped by GroES; misfolded proteins enter the barrel where they are refolded when GroES binds): MAAKEVKFGDSARKKMLTGVNILADAVKATLGPKGRNVIIEKSFGAPTITKDGVSVAKEIELEDRFENMGAQLVKDVASRANDDAGDGTTTATVLAQSIVNEGLKAVAAGMNPMDLKRGIDKATIAVVAELKNLSKPCADTKAIAQVGTISANSDSSIGDIIAEAMEKVGKEGVITVEEGTGLENELSVVEGMQFDRGYLSPYFVNKPETMVAELESPLILLVDKKISNIREMLPVLEAVAKAGRPLLIVSEDVEGEALATLVVNNMRGIVKVAAVKAPGFGDRRKAMLQDIAVLTGGTVISEEIGLSLESATLENLGSAKRVTISKENTIIVDGAGVDGDIQSRINQIRAQVAETSSDYDREKLQERLAKLSGGVAVIKVGAGSEVEMKEKKARVEDALHATRAAVEEGVVPGGGVALIRALEALVDLKGDNADQNVGIAVLRRAVESPLRQIASNSGDEPSVVVNEVKNGKGNYGYNAATSEYGDMVEMGILDPTKVTRSALQAAASIAGLLLTTEVAIADKPKAEGSAGGGMPDMGGMGGMGGMM, translated from the coding sequence ATGGCTGCTAAAGAAGTTAAATTCGGCGATTCCGCCCGCAAGAAAATGCTCACCGGTGTCAACATCCTGGCTGACGCAGTAAAAGCGACCCTGGGCCCGAAAGGCCGTAACGTGATCATCGAGAAGAGCTTCGGCGCTCCGACCATCACCAAGGACGGCGTTTCCGTCGCCAAAGAAATCGAACTGGAAGACCGTTTCGAGAACATGGGCGCGCAGCTGGTCAAAGACGTTGCCTCCCGTGCCAACGATGACGCAGGCGACGGCACCACCACGGCTACCGTCCTGGCTCAGTCGATCGTCAACGAAGGCCTGAAAGCCGTCGCTGCCGGCATGAACCCGATGGACCTCAAGCGCGGCATCGACAAGGCGACCATTGCCGTTGTTGCCGAGCTGAAAAACCTGTCCAAGCCATGCGCTGACACCAAGGCTATCGCTCAGGTAGGCACCATCTCCGCCAACTCCGACAGCTCCATCGGCGACATCATTGCCGAAGCCATGGAAAAAGTCGGTAAAGAAGGCGTGATCACCGTTGAAGAAGGCACTGGCCTGGAAAACGAACTGTCGGTTGTAGAAGGCATGCAGTTCGACCGCGGCTACCTGTCCCCGTACTTCGTCAACAAGCCAGAAACCATGGTTGCCGAGCTGGAAAGCCCGCTGATCCTGCTGGTCGACAAAAAGATCTCGAACATCCGCGAAATGCTGCCAGTCCTGGAAGCCGTTGCCAAAGCCGGCCGCCCACTGCTGATCGTTTCCGAAGACGTTGAAGGCGAAGCCCTGGCGACCCTGGTTGTGAACAACATGCGTGGCATCGTTAAAGTCGCAGCCGTCAAGGCTCCAGGCTTCGGCGACCGTCGCAAGGCCATGCTGCAGGACATCGCCGTATTGACCGGCGGTACCGTCATCTCCGAAGAGATCGGCCTGAGCCTGGAAAGCGCCACCCTGGAAAACCTGGGCAGCGCCAAGCGCGTGACCATCTCCAAGGAAAACACCATCATCGTTGACGGTGCTGGCGTTGACGGCGACATTCAGTCGCGCATCAACCAGATCCGCGCCCAGGTTGCCGAGACTTCCTCGGACTACGACCGTGAAAAACTGCAAGAGCGCCTGGCCAAGCTGTCCGGCGGCGTAGCCGTTATCAAGGTTGGCGCTGGTTCCGAAGTTGAAATGAAAGAGAAGAAAGCCCGCGTTGAAGACGCCCTGCACGCAACCCGCGCAGCCGTCGAAGAAGGCGTGGTACCTGGCGGTGGCGTTGCACTGATCCGTGCCCTGGAAGCTCTGGTTGACCTCAAAGGCGACAATGCTGACCAGAACGTCGGTATCGCTGTTCTGCGTCGCGCCGTTGAATCCCCACTGCGCCAGATCGCTTCCAACAGCGGCGACGAGCCAAGTGTTGTGGTCAACGAAGTGAAGAACGGCAAAGGTAACTACGGTTACAACGCTGCCACTTCCGAATACGGTGACATGGTTGAGATGGGTATCCTGGACCCAACCAAAGTGACCCGTTCGGCGTTGCAAGCAGCCGCTTCTATCGCTGGTCTGTTGCTGACCACCGAAGTGGCGATTGCTGACAAGCCGAAGGCTGAAGGCTCGGCTGGCGGCGGTATGCCAGACATGGGCGGCATGGGTGGCATGGGCGGCATGATGTAA
- a CDS encoding lipopolysaccharide kinase InaA family protein: MAVECVAGSHVAPEERFDYFWRQQGEWVEEPNRRRGGESGVQRIMGPNGRLLYSKRQTGHIYRSWLHPFGRPTVLRERDAIKGLRLLDVRVPEMVFCEARRDPEHQWKALLVTAALDGFDEIENWYAAGGREQYGEGVHERLLKELASTLARMHKGRWQHGCLYIKHIFVRVTGEGDAANVEVALLDFEKCRQRLTAYRAASHDMLQLRRHSSWNDTDWKKLSYFYETAFGSAIKGLTR, translated from the coding sequence ATGGCAGTTGAGTGCGTAGCAGGTAGTCACGTAGCTCCCGAAGAGCGATTTGATTATTTCTGGCGCCAGCAGGGCGAGTGGGTCGAGGAGCCCAACCGTCGGCGTGGTGGTGAAAGTGGCGTGCAACGGATAATGGGGCCCAATGGCCGCTTGCTCTACAGCAAGCGCCAGACCGGGCATATCTACCGCAGTTGGTTGCACCCCTTCGGTCGTCCCACTGTGCTGCGCGAACGCGATGCCATCAAAGGCCTGCGCCTGTTGGATGTGCGTGTTCCGGAAATGGTGTTTTGCGAGGCGCGCCGCGACCCCGAGCATCAGTGGAAGGCACTGTTGGTCACTGCCGCCCTTGATGGTTTCGATGAAATCGAAAACTGGTACGCCGCCGGTGGCCGCGAGCAGTACGGCGAGGGGGTGCACGAGCGTCTGCTCAAGGAGCTGGCCTCGACCTTGGCGCGGATGCACAAGGGCCGCTGGCAGCACGGCTGCCTGTACATCAAGCATATTTTCGTGCGGGTGACGGGTGAGGGTGATGCGGCCAACGTGGAAGTGGCGTTGCTGGATTTCGAGAAATGCCGTCAGCGCTTGACCGCTTATCGGGCCGCGTCCCATGACATGCTGCAATTGCGCCGCCATTCGTCGTGGAACGATACCGACTGGAAGAAACTCAGCTACTTTTACGAGACGGCGTTTGGCAGCGCTATCAAGGGTTTAACCAGATGA
- a CDS encoding HugZ family pyridoxamine 5'-phosphate oxidase, protein MSAQVAKNARELLLKEYRGALSTLSKAMPGFPFGSVVPYCLDEQGRPLILISRIAQHTHNLQKDPKCSLLVGEREADDVQAVGRLTYLAEAEKLQEGDAIEAAAERYYRYFPDSANYHKAHDFDFWVLKPVRHRYIGGFGAIHWVDQLTLANPFAGKAERSMVEHMNSDHTKAIAHYVELAGLPATEPAQLAGIDSEGMHLRIGQSLHWLPFAESCNTPTQVREALVLLAHAEVWPKKEAVDA, encoded by the coding sequence TTGAGCGCACAGGTTGCCAAGAACGCCCGAGAGCTGTTGCTCAAGGAATACCGTGGGGCGCTGTCCACACTGTCCAAAGCCATGCCTGGCTTCCCTTTCGGTTCGGTCGTGCCGTATTGCCTCGACGAGCAGGGCCGCCCGCTGATCCTGATCAGCCGTATTGCCCAACATACCCATAACCTGCAAAAGGACCCCAAGTGCTCGTTGCTCGTGGGTGAGCGTGAGGCCGATGACGTGCAGGCCGTTGGGCGCCTGACGTACCTGGCCGAAGCCGAGAAACTGCAAGAGGGCGATGCCATCGAGGCAGCGGCCGAGCGTTATTATCGCTACTTCCCCGATTCGGCCAACTACCACAAGGCCCACGACTTCGATTTCTGGGTACTCAAGCCGGTGCGTCATCGCTACATCGGTGGCTTCGGCGCGATTCACTGGGTGGACCAATTGACCCTGGCCAACCCGTTCGCCGGCAAGGCTGAACGCAGCATGGTCGAGCACATGAACAGCGATCACACCAAGGCCATTGCCCACTACGTCGAACTGGCCGGCCTACCTGCCACCGAGCCCGCGCAGCTGGCCGGTATCGACAGTGAAGGCATGCACCTGCGAATTGGACAGTCGCTGCACTGGTTGCCGTTTGCAGAGTCTTGCAACACGCCGACACAAGTCCGCGAAGCCCTGGTTTTATTGGCTCACGCCGAGGTCTGGCCGAAAAAAGAGGCCGTTGACGCTTGA
- a CDS encoding DUF481 domain-containing protein has translation MLSRTLLCLAVFSASTPLLADTVWLKNGDRLTGKIKVFDGGKLLIQTDYAGAIPVDWKQVKTLESDQELLVKQDAYTGEKAKSLKPAEDGKVVLANGEAPKTVELASIQQMLKPKPVIEDLVWKGNVDMALDYKRADKDTNDYDIDFKTTARHGQWRHTGQGEYNREFQDDVTTTDNWALEYDLDRFLTEHWFWQGRLTYKRDKVEDLSRQRTVGTGPGYQFWDDELGAFSLGSLLNRTDYQYSDGGKDNFYSLAMKWNYNRYLVGKTVEFFTNGEVGRPLGGPSAYSLDAEMGLRYKVTEWASLNLKAERDIISGDSDSSLSKTRYTAGFGVAW, from the coding sequence ATGTTGTCCAGAACCCTGCTGTGCCTCGCTGTTTTCAGCGCCTCCACGCCCTTGCTGGCCGATACCGTCTGGTTGAAGAACGGTGACCGCCTCACCGGCAAGATCAAGGTCTTCGACGGTGGCAAACTGCTGATCCAGACCGATTATGCGGGGGCCATTCCGGTCGACTGGAAACAGGTGAAGACCCTGGAAAGCGACCAGGAACTGCTGGTCAAGCAGGACGCCTACACCGGCGAGAAGGCCAAGTCGCTGAAACCAGCGGAGGACGGCAAGGTGGTGCTGGCCAATGGCGAAGCCCCCAAGACCGTCGAGTTGGCCAGCATCCAGCAAATGCTCAAGCCCAAGCCTGTGATCGAAGACCTGGTTTGGAAGGGCAATGTGGACATGGCGCTGGACTACAAGCGCGCGGACAAAGACACCAACGACTACGATATCGACTTCAAGACCACGGCCCGTCATGGCCAATGGCGCCATACCGGCCAGGGTGAGTACAACCGTGAATTCCAGGACGATGTCACTACCACCGACAACTGGGCCCTGGAATACGACCTTGACCGCTTCCTGACCGAGCATTGGTTCTGGCAGGGGCGCTTGACCTACAAGCGCGACAAGGTTGAAGACCTGTCCCGCCAGCGCACCGTCGGTACCGGCCCGGGTTATCAGTTCTGGGACGATGAGTTGGGTGCGTTCTCCCTGGGGTCGCTGCTTAACCGCACCGACTACCAATATTCCGATGGTGGCAAGGACAACTTCTATTCCCTGGCCATGAAGTGGAATTACAACCGCTACCTGGTGGGCAAGACCGTTGAGTTCTTCACCAATGGCGAAGTGGGCAGGCCCCTCGGTGGGCCGTCGGCGTACTCCCTGGATGCGGAAATGGGCCTGCGCTACAAAGTCACCGAATGGGCCTCGCTCAACCTCAAGGCCGAGCGCGACATTATCAGCGGCGACTCCGACAGCAGCCTGAGCAAGACCCGCTACACCGCAGGCTTCGGCGTGGCCTGGTAA
- a CDS encoding FxsA family protein, with amino-acid sequence MRPFLLLFLLFPVLELFVFVQVSGAIGFFPALLLIILGSMLGVLVLRVAGLATALRARESLNRGELPAQTMLEGLMMALAGGLLILPGFISDVVGLVMLLPVTRKLLAGKMRQRAEEAAIRQRAFADDLQPRGGPAPRQPLGREGDVIEGEFEHRDSK; translated from the coding sequence ATGCGCCCTTTTTTGTTGCTCTTTCTGCTATTCCCGGTGTTGGAGCTGTTCGTATTCGTTCAAGTCAGCGGTGCGATCGGGTTTTTCCCAGCCCTGCTGCTGATTATTCTCGGCTCGATGCTCGGCGTCCTGGTGCTGCGTGTCGCCGGCCTGGCCACGGCGCTGCGTGCCCGTGAAAGCCTGAACCGTGGCGAGCTGCCCGCCCAGACCATGCTTGAAGGCCTGATGATGGCCTTGGCCGGTGGCCTGTTGATCCTGCCAGGCTTCATCAGCGACGTGGTCGGCCTGGTCATGTTGCTGCCCGTCACCCGCAAGCTGCTCGCCGGCAAGATGCGCCAGCGTGCCGAAGAGGCTGCGATCCGCCAGCGAGCGTTCGCCGACGACCTGCAACCCCGTGGCGGCCCGGCTCCGCGCCAACCGTTGGGGCGCGAAGGTGATGTGATCGAGGGTGAGTTCGAACACCGCGACAGCAAGTAA
- a CDS encoding co-chaperone GroES: MSKLRPLHDRVVIRRSEEEKKTAGGIVLPGSAAEKANHGVIVAAGPGKTLENGDVRALAVKVGDKVVFGPYSGSNTVKVDGEDLLVMAENEILAVLED; this comes from the coding sequence ATGAGCAAGCTTCGTCCTCTGCACGACCGCGTCGTAATCCGTCGCAGCGAAGAAGAAAAGAAAACCGCTGGCGGTATCGTTCTGCCAGGTTCGGCTGCTGAAAAAGCCAACCACGGTGTGATCGTCGCTGCAGGCCCAGGCAAGACCCTGGAAAACGGTGATGTGCGTGCGCTGGCCGTTAAAGTCGGTGACAAGGTTGTATTCGGCCCTTACTCCGGCAGCAACACTGTGAAAGTCGACGGCGAAGACCTGCTGGTTATGGCTGAGAACGAGATTCTCGCTGTTCTGGAAGACTGA
- the colR gene encoding two-component system response regulator ColR, with amino-acid sequence MRILLVEDNRDILANLADYLGLKGYTVDCAQDGLSGLHLAATEHYDLIVLDIMLPGIDGYTLCKRLREDARRDTPVIMLTARDQLDDRLQGFKSGADDYLLKPFALSELAARIEAVLRRAQGGGRRALQVGDLSYDLDTLEVTREGRLLKLNPVGLKLLAVLMQKSPHVLRREILEEALWGDDCPDSDSLRSHVHQLRQVIDKPFAKPLLQTVHGVGYRLAEGRDGV; translated from the coding sequence ATGCGAATTTTATTGGTTGAAGACAACCGCGATATTCTGGCCAACCTGGCGGATTACCTGGGTTTGAAGGGCTATACCGTAGATTGTGCGCAGGACGGTTTGTCAGGCCTGCACTTGGCGGCCACCGAGCACTACGACCTGATCGTGCTCGACATCATGCTGCCTGGCATCGATGGCTACACCCTGTGCAAGCGCCTGCGCGAAGACGCACGCCGTGACACGCCGGTGATCATGCTCACCGCCCGTGACCAGTTGGATGATCGGCTGCAGGGCTTCAAGTCCGGCGCGGATGATTACCTGCTCAAACCGTTTGCCCTGTCGGAGCTGGCCGCGCGCATCGAAGCCGTGCTGCGCCGTGCCCAGGGTGGCGGTCGCCGTGCCCTGCAGGTGGGTGACCTGAGCTACGACCTCGACACCCTGGAAGTGACCCGCGAAGGGCGCCTGCTCAAGCTCAACCCGGTCGGCCTTAAGCTGCTGGCGGTGCTGATGCAGAAGAGTCCGCACGTGCTGCGCCGCGAAATTCTTGAAGAAGCCCTGTGGGGCGACGACTGCCCGGACAGCGACAGCTTGCGCAGCCATGTTCACCAATTGCGCCAAGTGATCGATAAACCGTTCGCCAAACCCCTGCTGCAAACGGTGCACGGCGTCGGTTATCGCTTGGCCGAGGGTCGAGATGGAGTTTAA